The Spirosoma foliorum genome has a window encoding:
- a CDS encoding capsule assembly Wzi family protein encodes MMRLLYLITNLILLTILAGRAQSVPTPGAIRYSMELGGMATSDTQNPFWLRANQYNTVPLRGSFGTARLGIQRDYKPRPDSTVKRKSRFDWGFGIYAVANIGPTPTTDNPAVLLPDAYVKIRFGVLELYGGNRREVAGLGDTLLTSGFVAWSGNAMPFPKIQLHTPDFVPLGFTKKLLSFRGGYAHGWFVDSYIQGSYLHQKYLYGRIGKPNWRFQFYGGLNHQVQWGGHADYLIGTPLAVDGHLSTSFQDYLSLVIGRYPDALENDRFTGFDGTNRLGNHVGSYDVAFEWKGDRANWLLYHQHMYDDASGLALQNVPDGLTGLRFLNHSQQNTRFRFQRIVLEWLTTTDQSGPTFDPTARYQGADNYFNHSQYIQGWSYRGRTLGTPFIMPRGDLAPSVGNEYGGNGFYPNNRVVAWYLGTISTFRRGPTLTTRISYSRNFGSYKQPYPQAFHQLSTLATAQWPIRKWSGLMLTTTLSLDQGELMPNSFGSYLSLKKSW; translated from the coding sequence ATGATGCGACTACTTTACCTGATTACGAATCTGATTTTATTGACTATTCTGGCAGGACGCGCTCAATCGGTTCCTACCCCTGGCGCGATTCGCTATTCGATGGAATTAGGCGGAATGGCAACATCGGACACACAAAATCCATTCTGGTTGCGGGCTAATCAGTATAACACGGTTCCGCTGCGAGGGTCGTTCGGAACGGCTCGGTTGGGCATACAACGCGATTACAAACCACGACCCGATTCAACGGTAAAGCGTAAGTCTCGTTTCGACTGGGGCTTTGGTATATATGCCGTTGCCAATATCGGCCCTACGCCAACGACCGATAATCCGGCTGTTCTATTGCCTGATGCGTATGTGAAAATCCGCTTTGGGGTACTGGAGCTTTACGGGGGCAACCGACGCGAAGTCGCTGGGTTAGGGGATACGTTGTTGACCTCTGGTTTTGTTGCCTGGTCGGGTAATGCGATGCCGTTCCCGAAAATTCAATTACACACCCCCGATTTTGTACCGCTCGGCTTTACGAAAAAACTGCTGTCATTTCGAGGTGGATATGCGCACGGGTGGTTTGTCGACTCATATATTCAGGGAAGTTATCTGCATCAGAAATACCTATATGGCAGGATTGGTAAGCCAAACTGGCGCTTCCAATTTTATGGCGGCCTGAACCATCAGGTGCAATGGGGAGGGCATGCAGATTATCTGATTGGAACTCCATTAGCCGTAGATGGGCACTTGTCAACATCGTTTCAGGATTATTTGTCATTAGTGATTGGGCGCTACCCCGATGCGCTGGAAAATGACCGATTTACGGGCTTTGATGGTACAAATCGGTTAGGTAATCATGTCGGTAGTTACGATGTAGCTTTTGAATGGAAAGGAGACAGGGCTAACTGGCTGCTCTACCACCAGCACATGTACGACGATGCATCGGGGCTTGCTTTACAAAATGTGCCAGATGGGTTAACGGGCTTACGTTTCCTGAATCATTCGCAACAAAATACACGCTTTCGATTTCAACGAATTGTGCTCGAGTGGTTAACGACGACCGATCAAAGTGGCCCAACCTTCGATCCGACTGCTCGCTATCAGGGGGCTGACAACTACTTTAATCATAGTCAGTACATTCAGGGATGGTCGTACCGGGGGCGCACTCTGGGCACTCCGTTTATTATGCCCAGAGGAGACTTAGCGCCATCGGTCGGCAATGAGTATGGCGGCAATGGCTTTTATCCAAATAATCGGGTAGTGGCGTGGTATCTGGGAACCATAAGTACGTTTCGGCGTGGGCCAACTCTAACCACACGTATATCGTATAGTCGAAATTTTGGGTCGTATAAACAGCCTTATCCACAAGCATTTCATCAGTTATCCACATTAGCAACGGCTCAGTGGCCTATCCGTAAATGGTCGGGTCTGATGCTAACAACCACACTTTCACTCGATCAGGGCGAGTTGATGCCCAATTCGTTTGGGAGTTATTTGAGTTTGAAAAAGAGCTGGTAG
- a CDS encoding aldo/keto reductase, with translation MTIPSTTLNNGIEMPLLGLGVYAPSQANEVQQAIEWALEAGCRLIDTASAYGNEREVANAIRASGIPRSDIFITTKVWNEDQGYTKTLRAFNRSLERLGLDVVDLYLIHWPIKQYRHETWRALEKIYSDGRARAIGVSNHYPAHLDELLTEARIIPAVNQFELSPYSYLPDVLNYCREKNIQVEGYAPLVRGEKSNDPKLLALAEKYGKSTYQLLIRWSLQHNVVTIPKSVKRNRIQENFDVWNFVISDEDMALMDTFYDNTRIADDPREIV, from the coding sequence ATGACTATACCCTCTACCACACTTAATAATGGTATCGAAATGCCTTTACTAGGACTTGGTGTTTATGCGCCAAGTCAGGCTAATGAAGTACAGCAGGCTATTGAATGGGCACTGGAAGCAGGTTGCCGCCTAATCGATACCGCATCTGCCTATGGAAACGAGCGCGAAGTAGCCAATGCCATCCGGGCTAGTGGAATTCCTCGAAGTGATATTTTCATTACGACCAAAGTCTGGAACGAAGACCAGGGTTATACAAAAACATTACGAGCGTTTAACCGAAGCCTGGAACGGCTCGGGCTCGATGTGGTTGATTTATACCTGATCCACTGGCCTATAAAACAATATCGACACGAAACCTGGCGAGCCCTCGAAAAAATCTATTCCGACGGTCGCGCCCGTGCCATTGGCGTCTCAAATCATTACCCTGCTCATCTGGACGAACTCCTGACCGAAGCTCGCATTATACCGGCTGTAAATCAATTTGAGCTAAGCCCCTATAGCTACTTGCCCGACGTATTGAATTACTGCCGGGAGAAGAATATTCAAGTCGAAGGCTACGCTCCTTTAGTCCGTGGTGAGAAAAGTAACGATCCTAAACTGCTTGCCCTGGCTGAAAAATATGGCAAGAGCACTTATCAATTATTAATCCGATGGTCGTTGCAACATAATGTCGTTACCATTCCCAAATCAGTAAAGCGCAACCGGATTCAGGAGAATTTCGATGTTTGGAATTTCGTTATTTCAGATGAGGACATGGCTTTGATGGATACGTTTTACGACAATACACGCATCGCCGACGATCCGAGAGAAATTGTTTAA
- a CDS encoding Nif3-like dinuclear metal center hexameric protein has translation MHTAPFSLNDLADFLHTELAAERYADAERGGIYYPSNRLIKRIGLALDPFPKLADWVSEKQIDTLWLHRPWQINLENLPADIGIMTHHLPFDETLTMGYNPQLAKALGAIGELEPLGYKQDMREPGKPLPQRPIGMLMEIAPQEFDQFLASIKTIFGGYDRAEAGHGPGAWQSTSYRIAVVGAMTDALVREAASKGANLYITGTYRKPGQQAIDATGSAFIAVGHRRSEVWGLQALADLLHERYGVDCIVHEPTIVSKL, from the coding sequence TCAACGATCTGGCTGATTTTCTGCATACCGAATTAGCTGCTGAACGCTATGCCGATGCCGAGCGGGGTGGTATTTATTACCCGTCTAACCGGCTAATCAAACGAATTGGCCTGGCTTTAGATCCTTTTCCTAAGCTGGCAGACTGGGTCAGCGAAAAGCAAATCGATACCTTATGGCTGCATCGTCCCTGGCAGATCAATCTGGAGAATTTGCCCGCTGATATCGGGATTATGACGCACCATTTGCCATTTGATGAAACCCTGACGATGGGCTATAATCCTCAGTTGGCAAAGGCGTTGGGAGCCATTGGTGAATTGGAGCCGCTTGGCTATAAACAGGATATGCGTGAACCCGGTAAGCCTTTGCCACAACGACCAATCGGAATGCTCATGGAGATCGCTCCGCAAGAGTTTGACCAGTTTCTGGCAAGCATCAAAACTATATTCGGGGGCTATGATCGCGCTGAAGCTGGTCACGGGCCGGGGGCCTGGCAGTCCACGAGTTATCGAATTGCGGTAGTAGGCGCTATGACCGACGCGCTCGTGCGGGAAGCCGCCAGCAAAGGGGCTAATCTCTACATAACCGGAACGTATCGCAAACCGGGCCAACAGGCTATCGATGCAACAGGGAGTGCTTTCATTGCTGTAGGGCATCGCCGGAGCGAGGTCTGGGGTCTACAGGCGCTAGCCGATTTATTGCACGAACGGTATGGTGTTGACTGTATCGTTCACGAGCCGACGATAGTCAGTAAGTTATAA